The following are encoded together in the Streptomyces rapamycinicus NRRL 5491 genome:
- a CDS encoding MBL fold metallo-hydrolase yields MTYSGVVTVGGPADVHELPDLMISKVAVGPMSNNAYLLRCRATDEQLLIDAAAEPHTLLSLIGESGIASLVTTHRHPDHWGALREVMEATGARTYAGRYDAEGIPARTDVLVEDGDTLRVGRVELTARHLVGHTPGSIALIYDDPHGHPHVFTGDCLFPGGVGNTRKDPKAFESLINDVESKLFDQLSDETWVYPGHGDDTTLGAERPHLGEWRERGW; encoded by the coding sequence ATGACCTACAGCGGAGTGGTGACGGTCGGCGGACCGGCCGACGTGCATGAACTGCCCGATCTCATGATCTCGAAGGTCGCGGTCGGCCCCATGTCCAACAACGCCTATCTGCTGCGCTGCCGGGCCACCGACGAACAGCTGCTGATCGACGCCGCCGCGGAGCCCCACACCCTGCTCTCCCTCATCGGCGAGAGCGGGATCGCGTCCCTGGTCACCACCCACCGCCACCCCGACCACTGGGGCGCGCTGCGCGAGGTGATGGAGGCCACCGGCGCCCGTACCTACGCTGGCCGCTACGACGCGGAGGGCATCCCGGCGCGCACCGATGTCCTGGTCGAGGACGGCGACACGCTGCGGGTCGGCCGGGTCGAGCTGACCGCCCGCCATCTGGTCGGCCACACCCCCGGCAGCATCGCCCTGATCTACGACGATCCGCACGGCCATCCGCACGTCTTCACCGGCGACTGCCTGTTCCCGGGCGGGGTCGGTAACACCCGTAAGGATCCCAAGGCTTTCGAGAGCCTGATCAACGACGTCGAGAGCAAGCTCTTCGACCAGCTCTCCGACGAGACCTGGGTCTACCCCGGCCACGGCGACGACACCACCCTCGGCGCCGAGCGCCCGCACCTCGGGGAGTGGCGCGAGCGCGGCTGGTAG
- a CDS encoding maleylpyruvate isomerase family mycothiol-dependent enzyme, which yields MTDYAGADYARDAAAVQEATDRLLTAVAALDEASLTRPSELPGWTRGHVLAHLARNADAMVNLLTWARTGEETPMYPDAETRDADIRRDADRPLAVHLDDLRTSATRFDAAVAALPPERLPYEVTPRGGVREPAAGLPLRRLTEVELHHVDLGVGRTVTDLPATFVESLLTVLIGTRFAGRPDIPPLRLATGPGEADVRHTGRPAAPGESPVTVTGSPAALLGWLTGRTDGAGLSCPDGPLPLLPALG from the coding sequence ATGACCGACTACGCCGGGGCCGACTACGCCCGGGACGCCGCCGCCGTACAGGAGGCGACGGACCGGCTGCTGACCGCCGTCGCCGCCCTCGACGAGGCCTCCCTCACCCGTCCATCGGAGCTCCCGGGCTGGACCCGCGGCCATGTCCTGGCCCATCTGGCCCGCAACGCGGACGCGATGGTGAACCTCCTCACCTGGGCCCGGACCGGTGAAGAGACCCCGATGTACCCCGACGCGGAGACGCGCGACGCCGACATCCGGCGGGATGCCGACCGGCCGCTCGCCGTCCACCTGGACGATCTGCGCACCAGCGCCACCCGCTTCGACGCGGCGGTCGCCGCGCTGCCCCCGGAGCGCCTGCCGTACGAGGTGACCCCGCGCGGCGGTGTCCGGGAGCCGGCCGCCGGGCTGCCGCTGCGCCGCCTCACCGAGGTCGAGCTGCACCATGTCGATCTCGGCGTCGGCCGCACCGTGACGGATCTCCCCGCCACGTTCGTCGAGAGCCTGCTCACCGTGCTGATTGGTACAAGGTTCGCCGGGCGCCCGGATATTCCCCCGCTGCGGCTGGCCACCGGGCCCGGCGAAGCGGACGTCCGGCACACCGGCCGCCCCGCCGCCCCCGGGGAGTCCCCGGTCACCGTCACCGGCTCCCCCGCCGCCCTGCTGGGCTGGCTCACCGGCCGTACGGACGGCGCCGGTCTCTCCTGCCCCGACGGTCCCTTGCCCCTCCTGCCCGCACTAGGCTGA